A genomic segment from Clostridium pasteurianum BC1 encodes:
- the adhE gene encoding bifunctional acetaldehyde-CoA/alcohol dehydrogenase, translating into MKVSNVDELNVRLEEMRKAQRKFAEYSQKQVDEIFRQAAMAALDARIPLAKMTVEETGMGLVEDKVIKNHFAAEYIYNQYKDEKTCGVVETDESYGITKIAEPIGIVAAVIPTTNPTSTAIFKTLISLKTRNAIMLSPHPRAKNSTIAAAKIILDAAVKAGAPEGIIGWIDQPSIELTQILMQEADITLATGGPSMVKSAYSSGKPAIGVGPGNTPVIIDESAHIKMAVSSVILSKTFDNGVICASEQSVIVLDSIYDEVRKEFEERGAYIIKENEIDKVRKTIFINGGINSKIVGQSAYKIAEMAGIKVPETARILIGEVTSVGKEEPFAHEKLSPVLAMYRAENFDDALEKAVTLVNLGGLGHTSAIYADITKAKDKIDKFSNAMKTVRTFVNIPTAQGASGDLYNFKIAPSFTLGCGSWGGNSVSENVGPKHLLNIKRVAERRENMLWFRVPEKVYFKFGCLQFALRELKDLNKKRAFIVTDKVLYDLGYADSITKVLEEIGVDFKVFTEVEPDPTLYTARKGTEEMIDFKPDTIISLGGGSAMDAAKIMWVMYEHPEVRFEDLAMRFMDIRKRIYNFPKLGEKAMMIAVATTAGTGSEVTPFAVITDEKTGVKYPLADYELTPDMAIVDAELMMNMPKGLTAASGIDALIHGIEAYTSVLASEYTNGLALEAIRLIFKYLPQAYSEGTTNEKAREKMAHASTMAGMAFANAFLGVCHSMAHKLGAEHHIAHGTANALLIEGVIRFNSADNPVKQAAYPQYKYPNAKWRYGKIADYLGLGGSTDEEKVELLIKAIHELKEKINLPMTIKEAGVSDKKFYATLDKMCELAFDDQCTGANPRYPLISEIKQMFINAFDKAEIDDEVK; encoded by the coding sequence ATCTTTAGGCAGGCAGCTATGGCGGCGCTGGATGCAAGAATACCACTGGCAAAAATGACAGTAGAAGAAACAGGTATGGGACTTGTTGAAGATAAAGTTATAAAAAATCATTTTGCAGCTGAGTATATATACAATCAATATAAAGATGAAAAGACTTGTGGCGTAGTAGAAACAGATGAATCCTATGGTATAACTAAAATTGCAGAACCCATAGGCATTGTGGCAGCTGTAATACCAACAACTAATCCAACCTCAACAGCAATATTTAAAACCTTGATATCACTAAAAACAAGAAATGCCATAATGTTATCACCACATCCAAGAGCAAAAAATTCAACTATAGCAGCAGCTAAAATAATACTTGATGCAGCAGTGAAAGCAGGTGCTCCAGAGGGAATAATAGGCTGGATAGACCAGCCATCAATTGAACTAACACAAATACTGATGCAGGAGGCAGATATAACTCTTGCTACAGGGGGACCATCCATGGTTAAATCAGCCTATTCCTCTGGTAAGCCAGCTATAGGTGTGGGACCAGGAAACACTCCTGTTATAATTGATGAAAGTGCACACATAAAAATGGCAGTAAGTTCAGTAATTCTTTCAAAGACTTTTGATAACGGTGTCATATGCGCTTCCGAACAATCTGTAATAGTTTTGGATTCTATATACGATGAAGTAAGAAAAGAATTTGAAGAAAGAGGAGCATATATAATTAAGGAAAATGAAATAGACAAAGTAAGAAAAACAATTTTTATAAATGGAGGCATAAACTCCAAAATAGTAGGTCAATCAGCATATAAAATAGCTGAAATGGCAGGAATTAAGGTACCAGAAACAGCAAGAATTCTTATAGGAGAAGTCACTTCTGTAGGAAAGGAAGAACCTTTTGCCCATGAAAAATTATCTCCGGTTTTGGCTATGTATAGGGCAGAAAACTTTGATGATGCACTTGAGAAAGCTGTGACGCTTGTTAATCTAGGAGGACTTGGACATACTTCAGCAATATATGCAGATATAACAAAGGCAAAAGATAAGATAGATAAATTCAGCAATGCCATGAAAACAGTGAGAACCTTTGTAAATATACCTACAGCACAGGGTGCAAGTGGAGACTTATATAATTTTAAAATAGCTCCTTCCTTTACATTAGGATGTGGATCTTGGGGAGGAAATTCAGTATCAGAAAATGTTGGACCTAAACATCTGTTAAATATTAAACGTGTAGCTGAGAGGAGAGAAAATATGCTTTGGTTTAGAGTGCCAGAAAAGGTTTACTTCAAATTTGGATGTCTTCAATTTGCATTAAGAGAATTGAAAGATTTAAATAAAAAGAGAGCATTTATAGTGACAGATAAAGTTCTTTATGATCTTGGATATGCAGATTCTATCACAAAAGTTCTTGAAGAAATAGGTGTTGATTTTAAAGTATTTACAGAAGTAGAACCGGATCCAACTCTATATACAGCTAGAAAAGGTACAGAAGAAATGATAGACTTTAAACCGGACACAATAATATCTCTTGGTGGGGGTTCAGCAATGGATGCGGCCAAAATAATGTGGGTAATGTATGAACATCCAGAGGTAAGATTTGAAGATCTTGCCATGAGGTTCATGGACATAAGAAAGAGAATATACAATTTCCCAAAGCTTGGAGAAAAGGCAATGATGATTGCTGTAGCAACTACCGCTGGAACAGGCTCAGAGGTTACACCTTTTGCTGTAATAACAGATGAGAAAACAGGAGTGAAATATCCACTGGCAGACTATGAATTAACTCCAGACATGGCAATAGTAGATGCTGAATTAATGATGAATATGCCAAAAGGATTAACAGCTGCATCAGGTATAGATGCATTAATCCACGGTATAGAAGCTTATACATCAGTGCTTGCATCAGAATATACCAATGGATTGGCATTAGAAGCTATAAGATTAATATTTAAATACTTACCACAGGCTTATTCAGAAGGTACCACTAATGAAAAGGCAAGAGAAAAAATGGCACATGCATCAACTATGGCAGGAATGGCCTTTGCCAATGCATTCCTCGGAGTATGTCATTCCATGGCACATAAACTAGGGGCAGAACATCATATAGCACATGGAACTGCTAATGCACTGTTAATTGAAGGAGTTATTAGATTCAATTCGGCAGATAACCCAGTAAAACAAGCAGCATATCCTCAATATAAATATCCAAATGCTAAATGGAGGTATGGAAAAATTGCAGATTATTTAGGATTAGGTGGAAGCACAGATGAAGAAAAAGTTGAACTTTTAATTAAGGCAATCCATGAATTAAAAGAGAAAATAAATCTTCCAATGACAATTAAGGAAGCTGGAGTCTCAGATAAAAAGTTCTATGCTACACTTGATAAAATGTGCGAACTTGCTTTTGATGACCAATGTACAGGGGCTAATCCAAGATATCCATTAATAAGTGAAATTAAACAGATGTTTATTAATGCTTTTGATAAGGCTGAGATAGATGATGAAGTAAAATAG
- the glmS gene encoding glutamine--fructose-6-phosphate transaminase (isomerizing), producing the protein MCGIVGYVGEKNAESILLNGLRKLEYRGYDSAGVAIINKKGEMNLAKSKGRLANLEDKLKQNPLEGSVGIGHTRWATHGEPSDLNCHPHTNQKKTISVVHNGIIENYLELKEYLISKGYEFYSETDTEVIPNLIDYYYKGNLLEAVMEATSKIEGSYALGITSVDEPGKVVAVRKDSPLIVGIGKGEYFIASDVPAILNHTRDVVYLNDKEFVEMTKEEISFYSKEGKKLEKDIHHVTWNADAAEKGGFEHFMIKEIHEQPRAIRDTMASRIIPGKPISIDNIALTKEQIKNIEKIYIVACGTAYHAGIIGKYVIEKMARIPVEVDIASEFRYRDPIFSDKTLLIVMSQSGETADTLAALREAKAKGVRVVAITNVVGSSVSREADDVLYTWAGPEIAVASTKAYTTQLITMYILGLFFAQNKNTMTSAEIEDIKNSMLTLPEKAEEILKQKEVLQKFAENTYMHKDMFFLGRGIDYAVAMEGALKVKEISYIHSEAYAGGELKHGTIALIEKGTIVIALATQNDLYEKMLSNVREVTTRGAKVLGLTVEGNNSIEKTVDSALYVPQVNSVLLPVITVISLQLLAYYIAAAKGCDIDKPRNLAKSVTVE; encoded by the coding sequence ATGTGTGGAATAGTTGGTTATGTCGGAGAAAAAAATGCGGAATCTATTCTATTAAATGGTTTAAGAAAATTGGAGTACAGAGGGTATGACTCAGCGGGAGTAGCAATTATCAATAAGAAAGGTGAAATGAACCTGGCTAAAAGCAAAGGAAGATTGGCAAACTTAGAAGATAAGTTAAAACAAAATCCATTAGAGGGCAGTGTGGGTATAGGTCATACAAGATGGGCTACTCATGGAGAACCATCAGATTTAAATTGTCACCCACATACTAATCAAAAAAAGACAATTAGTGTTGTTCACAATGGTATAATTGAAAATTATCTAGAGCTTAAAGAATATCTTATTTCAAAGGGATATGAATTTTATTCAGAAACTGATACAGAGGTAATTCCTAATCTTATTGATTACTATTATAAAGGCAATCTATTAGAAGCAGTTATGGAAGCTACTTCTAAAATTGAAGGAAGCTATGCATTAGGAATTACGTCAGTTGATGAACCTGGAAAAGTGGTTGCAGTGAGAAAAGATAGTCCTCTTATTGTAGGTATTGGAAAAGGTGAGTATTTCATTGCCTCTGATGTTCCTGCAATTTTAAATCATACAAGAGATGTAGTATATTTGAATGATAAAGAATTTGTAGAAATGACAAAGGAAGAAATCAGCTTCTATTCTAAAGAGGGAAAGAAATTAGAAAAAGATATTCATCATGTAACATGGAATGCTGATGCAGCTGAAAAAGGTGGATTTGAGCATTTCATGATAAAGGAAATTCATGAACAACCAAGAGCAATAAGAGATACTATGGCATCAAGAATTATACCAGGAAAACCAATAAGTATAGACAATATTGCCCTAACAAAAGAGCAGATAAAAAATATAGAAAAAATATATATAGTAGCTTGTGGAACTGCATATCATGCAGGTATTATAGGAAAATATGTAATTGAAAAAATGGCAAGAATACCAGTGGAAGTAGATATTGCATCTGAGTTCAGATATAGAGATCCAATTTTTTCTGATAAAACATTATTAATTGTAATGAGTCAGTCAGGAGAAACTGCAGACACCTTAGCAGCATTAAGGGAAGCAAAAGCTAAAGGAGTAAGAGTAGTAGCTATTACAAACGTAGTAGGAAGTTCTGTATCAAGAGAAGCTGACGATGTCCTATATACTTGGGCAGGTCCTGAGATTGCTGTTGCATCTACAAAAGCTTATACAACTCAGCTTATTACAATGTATATATTAGGATTATTTTTTGCACAAAATAAGAACACAATGACGAGTGCTGAAATTGAAGATATAAAAAATAGTATGTTAACTTTACCAGAAAAGGCAGAAGAAATATTAAAGCAAAAAGAAGTATTACAAAAGTTTGCTGAAAACACCTATATGCATAAAGATATGTTTTTCCTAGGAAGAGGAATTGATTATGCTGTAGCAATGGAAGGTGCATTAAAAGTAAAGGAAATTTCATATATACACTCAGAAGCCTATGCAGGTGGAGAATTGAAGCATGGTACAATAGCTTTGATAGAAAAAGGAACTATAGTAATTGCACTTGCTACTCAAAATGATTTGTATGAAAAGATGTTAAGTAATGTTAGAGAAGTAACAACAAGAGGTGCTAAGGTACTTGGTTTAACAGTTGAAGGAAATAACAGTATAGAAAAAACTGTGGATTCAGCACTGTATGTGCCACAGGTAAACAGTGTTTTATTGCCTGTAATTACAGTTATATCATTGCAATTACTAGCATACTATATTGCAGCTGCAAAAGGATGCGATATTGACAAGCCTAGGAATTTGGCAAAATCTGTTACGGTGGAATAG
- a CDS encoding PDDEXK nuclease domain-containing protein — MYDKLVDSKEIKLLYNDIAGLIDNTKQKVYRSVNTELINLYWNIGRTIKEDIIKKERADYGKKIIDNLSKELIANYGRGYGRRNLFNMVSFYEAFGDFEIVHTLSAQLTWSHIKELISLEDNLKREFYATMCNTERWSVRTLRERMGSMMYERTAISKKPEETIANDLKLLREENRMTPDLFFKDPYVSDFLGLEDTYSEKDLENAILAELEKFILEMGSDFAFLGRQKRITIDDEDYYIDLLFYHRKMRRLVAVELKLDKFKPEHKGQVELYLRWLNKHERNEGEEAPIGLILCAKKSQETVELLELDKSGIHVAQYITQLPPKEIFEEKLHKAIVKARLQLEQRNNDSEI; from the coding sequence ATGTATGATAAGTTAGTAGATAGTAAAGAAATAAAATTACTTTATAATGATATAGCTGGGTTAATAGATAACACTAAACAAAAAGTTTATAGGTCTGTTAATACTGAACTTATAAATTTATATTGGAATATTGGGAGAACAATAAAAGAAGATATTATAAAAAAAGAAAGAGCCGATTATGGAAAGAAGATAATAGATAATTTAAGCAAAGAGTTAATTGCGAATTATGGTAGAGGATATGGAAGAAGAAATTTGTTTAATATGGTTTCTTTTTATGAAGCTTTTGGGGATTTTGAAATTGTGCATACACTGTCTGCACAATTGACATGGTCTCATATAAAGGAACTTATATCCTTGGAAGATAATTTAAAAAGAGAGTTTTATGCAACTATGTGCAATACTGAAAGATGGAGTGTGAGAACTTTAAGAGAACGAATGGGTTCAATGATGTATGAAAGAACAGCTATATCTAAAAAACCAGAAGAAACAATAGCAAATGATTTGAAGCTACTTAGAGAAGAAAATAGAATGACACCAGATTTATTTTTTAAGGACCCTTATGTATCGGATTTTTTAGGACTTGAAGATACATATAGTGAGAAAGATTTAGAAAATGCAATACTTGCAGAGCTTGAAAAATTTATATTGGAAATGGGTTCTGATTTTGCTTTTTTGGGGAGACAAAAAAGAATTACCATAGATGATGAAGACTATTATATAGACTTACTATTTTATCATAGGAAAATGAGAAGGCTTGTAGCAGTTGAACTAAAATTAGATAAATTTAAACCAGAACACAAAGGACAGGTAGAACTATATCTAAGGTGGCTAAATAAGCATGAAAGAAACGAAGGGGAAGAAGCACCAATAGGACTAATACTTTGTGCAAAGAAATCACAGGAAACAGTAGAACTTTTGGAATTAGATAAAAGTGGAATCCATGTGGCACAATATATAACACAACTTCCTCCTAAAGAAATATTTGAGGAAAAGCTTCATAAGGCAATAGTAAAGGCAAGATTACAATTGGAGCAAAGAAACAATGATAGTGAAATTTAA
- a CDS encoding protein adenylyltransferase SelO produces the protein MPEIKKIIETGWNLDNSYARLPKSFFTSLNPTPVRSPKLIILNYPLATSLGLNVQALQSNDGVAVLAGNQIPEGALPLAQAYAGHQFGHFTMLGDGRALLLGEQVTPKGERIDIQLKGSGKTQYSRGGDGRAALGPMLREYIISEAMHRLDIPTARSLAVVTTGESVIRETEQFGAILTRVAASHLRVGTFQYVSKWGTVEELRALADYTLQRHFPEVDADENRYLFLLQEVIKRQAMLIAKWQLVGFIHGVMNTDNMTLSGETIDYGPCAFMDAYDPATVFSSIDIHGRYAYGNQPHIAEWNLARFAETILPLLHDNQVQAVKLAQDAISDFTELYHSNWLAGMRGKLGIFNEELQDETLIEGLLSMMQNYGADYTNTFRALTFDKWSDTVLFGTRSFAQWHELWQARLGRQQEPKISSHQLMQSSNPALIPRNHRVEEALEAAVKHGDYSVMERLLDVLSCPYAHSPEQADYSKLSAKSKRPYRTFCGT, from the coding sequence ATGCCAGAGATAAAAAAAATAATAGAAACAGGATGGAATTTAGACAACAGTTATGCTCGTCTGCCGAAATCATTTTTTACCAGCCTCAACCCAACCCCTGTACGCTCACCGAAGTTGATCATTCTCAATTATCCGTTGGCAACATCCTTAGGGTTGAACGTCCAGGCGCTGCAAAGCAATGATGGCGTAGCGGTGCTTGCTGGCAACCAGATTCCCGAAGGCGCTTTGCCTCTTGCTCAAGCTTACGCAGGGCATCAATTCGGGCATTTTACCATGTTAGGGGACGGCCGGGCTCTGCTGCTCGGCGAACAGGTTACTCCCAAAGGTGAGCGGATTGATATTCAGCTCAAAGGTTCAGGTAAAACGCAATATTCCCGCGGAGGCGATGGTCGAGCGGCACTTGGACCAATGCTTCGTGAATACATCATCAGCGAAGCAATGCATAGGCTTGATATTCCTACCGCCCGCAGCCTAGCGGTGGTGACAACCGGTGAGTCAGTAATCCGAGAAACCGAGCAGTTTGGTGCAATTCTTACCCGCGTGGCTGCCAGTCATCTGCGTGTGGGCACCTTTCAATACGTTTCAAAATGGGGCACTGTTGAGGAGCTTCGGGCCCTGGCTGATTACACATTGCAGAGACATTTCCCAGAAGTTGACGCTGATGAGAACCGCTATCTTTTCCTGCTTCAGGAAGTGATCAAGCGTCAGGCCATGCTTATTGCTAAATGGCAGCTGGTTGGCTTTATTCACGGGGTAATGAATACCGACAACATGACCCTTAGTGGAGAAACCATTGATTATGGCCCTTGCGCATTCATGGATGCCTATGACCCGGCAACGGTATTCAGTTCCATTGACATTCATGGCCGCTATGCCTATGGCAATCAGCCGCATATTGCCGAGTGGAATCTGGCGAGATTTGCTGAAACCATATTGCCGCTACTGCATGACAACCAGGTGCAGGCTGTCAAACTGGCCCAGGATGCGATTTCAGATTTTACTGAGTTGTATCACAGTAATTGGCTGGCAGGGATGAGAGGAAAACTGGGAATTTTTAACGAAGAGCTGCAGGATGAAACCCTTATTGAAGGCCTCCTCAGCATGATGCAGAATTATGGTGCGGACTATACCAATACCTTCCGCGCATTAACTTTTGATAAGTGGTCGGATACGGTGCTGTTTGGCACCAGGTCATTTGCTCAGTGGCATGAGCTGTGGCAGGCGAGACTAGGCAGGCAGCAGGAACCAAAAATCTCCTCCCATCAGTTGATGCAAAGCAGCAATCCTGCACTAATCCCTCGCAACCACCGGGTAGAAGAGGCACTAGAAGCCGCGGTGAAACATGGAGACTACAGCGTGATGGAGAGGCTTCTTGATGTTCTTTCGTGCCCCTACGCGCACTCTCCTGAACAGGCTGATTACTCCAAACTGTCTGCGAAATCAAAGCGTCCTTACCGAACCTTTTGCGGTACTTGA
- a CDS encoding YrdB family protein → MAILIWINIILRGIMEFGIIAAFALWGYWIGNRTTQKILFCIFAPILVFTFWGFFDFRKIVPNPELFRLVQELFICAIAVIALNVSGHRTLSIIMIVISSIHYILVYTLGQTLIKK, encoded by the coding sequence ATGGCTATCTTGATTTGGATAAATATTATTCTAAGGGGTATTATGGAGTTCGGTATAATTGCCGCATTTGCACTATGGGGATACTGGATTGGCAATCGTACAACTCAAAAGATTTTGTTTTGTATATTTGCACCGATATTAGTGTTTACATTTTGGGGTTTTTTTGATTTTCGTAAGATAGTTCCTAATCCTGAGTTATTTCGTTTAGTTCAAGAGTTATTCATTTGTGCAATAGCCGTTATAGCATTAAATGTTTCTGGACATCGAACATTATCAATAATAATGATTGTAATTTCAAGTATTCATTACATATTAGTTTATACATTGGGACAAACGCTTATAAAAAAATAA
- a CDS encoding L,D-transpeptidase family protein, producing MKIISKHNKIIAGITISFCTLFVVYFVTSIYFMKHLYFGSKINGIDVSGKTVEEIKAQMTSELHTYSLNIKERDGKKEQIKTGDINLKYKSDEQFKKLKDEQNPLKWPSSFFNIKNSNITAEISYDKGRFTKQVDNLSCFADKNIIEPKEPSFKYVGNAFMIVDEIKGNKIDKNILLERAADAISKQESTIDLESANCYITPKYTSKSQKVIETRNMLNKYVSSKVTYTFGDNKEILDGSTINKWLTVDGNFNVILDEGKVKEYVQSLANTYNTAGKTRSFHTSSGNTINISGGDYGRQINIDKEVQDLSEAIKEGKTITKEPAYSQTAVSHGSSDIGNTYVEIDMTKQHLWFYKNGSLVVEGNVVTGNVRLNDATPAGIYRLKDKERNATLKGQGYSAPVSYWMPFNGGIGIHDATWRSVFGGEIYKANGSHGCVNSPYNLAQTIFDNIDVGIPVVCYY from the coding sequence ATGAAAATTATAAGTAAACATAATAAAATTATAGCAGGAATAACAATTTCTTTTTGCACTTTATTTGTTGTATATTTTGTCACTTCAATATATTTCATGAAGCATTTATATTTTGGTTCTAAAATTAACGGTATTGATGTATCAGGTAAAACAGTGGAAGAAATTAAAGCACAAATGACATCTGAGCTGCATACATATTCTTTGAATATAAAAGAGCGAGATGGTAAGAAGGAACAAATTAAGACAGGTGATATTAATTTAAAGTATAAATCCGACGAACAATTTAAGAAGCTTAAAGATGAACAGAATCCTTTGAAATGGCCTTCATCGTTTTTTAATATAAAAAATTCCAACATAACAGCAGAAATTTCATATGATAAAGGAAGGTTCACAAAACAAGTAGATAATTTATCTTGTTTTGCTGATAAAAATATAATTGAACCTAAAGAACCCAGCTTTAAATATGTAGGCAATGCTTTTATGATTGTAGACGAAATTAAAGGTAACAAAATAGATAAGAATATTTTACTTGAACGTGCAGCAGATGCAATATCTAAGCAGGAATCAACAATAGATCTGGAGTCTGCTAATTGTTATATAACTCCGAAGTATACTTCAAAATCTCAAAAAGTTATCGAAACTAGGAACATGCTCAATAAATATGTATCTTCAAAAGTCACCTATACTTTTGGAGACAATAAGGAAATTTTAGATGGCTCAACAATAAATAAGTGGCTTACAGTTGATGGTAATTTTAATGTTATACTTGATGAGGGAAAGGTAAAAGAATATGTACAGTCACTTGCTAATACTTATAATACTGCTGGTAAGACAAGAAGTTTTCATACATCATCAGGAAATACTATAAATATTAGCGGTGGTGACTATGGCAGGCAAATTAATATTGATAAAGAAGTACAAGATTTAAGTGAAGCGATAAAAGAAGGAAAAACGATAACAAAAGAACCGGCATACAGTCAAACTGCTGTATCTCATGGTAGCAGTGATATTGGAAATACATATGTAGAAATAGATATGACAAAGCAACATCTATGGTTTTATAAAAATGGTTCACTGGTAGTGGAAGGAAATGTTGTTACAGGTAACGTACGCCTAAATGACGCAACACCTGCAGGAATTTACAGATTAAAAGATAAAGAAAGAAATGCCACTCTAAAAGGTCAAGGTTACAGTGCTCCTGTTAGTTACTGGATGCCGTTTAATGGAGGAATTGGAATACATGATGCAACATGGAGAAGTGTGTTCGGAGGAGAGATATACAAGGCAAATGGCTCTCACGGTTGTGTAAATTCACCATACAATTTAGCACAGACAATATTTGATAATATTGATGTAGGTATTCCTGTTGTGTGTTATTATTAG
- the gatB gene encoding Asp-tRNA(Asn)/Glu-tRNA(Gln) amidotransferase subunit GatB: MEYEVVIGLEAHTELSTKTKIYCGCKTEFGGQPNTHACPVCMGLPGSLPHLNKKVVEYGIKAGLALNCSITKYGRMDRKSIFYPDCPKNYQITQDELPLCRDGFIEIELEDGSKKKIGIERIHIEEDAAKLLHTTVGTLVDFNRSGVPLTEIVSKPDLRSPEEAVQYLERLKSIISCVGVSDCKMEEGSLRCDANVSVMKKGSNVFGVRTEIKNMNSFKALEKAINFEVNRQIAAIETGEKLSQDTRRWDDASNVTVVMRSKEFANDYRYFPEGDLATLNIDDKWIEEIRETIPELPYEKEQRFVEQFKIPKYDAGVLTLTMSMADFFEKTAEISGDAKSASNWLMGDISKIMKENAVWVEDLKFTPEQLAELIKLINASTISNAIGKKVIVDMFNTGKSPKTIVKEKGLIQNSDEGAILEVVKKVLDSNAKSIEDYKNGKTKVLGFLVGIVMKETKGKANPQIVNKLMNEEIKKY; the protein is encoded by the coding sequence ATGGAATATGAAGTTGTTATAGGACTTGAAGCTCATACTGAACTTTCAACAAAAACTAAAATATACTGCGGATGTAAAACTGAATTTGGAGGGCAGCCAAATACTCATGCTTGTCCTGTATGTATGGGACTTCCAGGTTCTTTACCACATTTAAATAAAAAGGTTGTAGAATATGGTATAAAGGCAGGTCTCGCTTTAAACTGTTCTATTACCAAGTATGGAAGAATGGATAGAAAAAGTATTTTTTACCCAGACTGTCCTAAAAACTATCAAATAACACAGGATGAACTTCCTCTTTGCAGAGATGGTTTTATAGAAATAGAATTAGAAGATGGAAGTAAAAAGAAAATAGGAATAGAAAGAATACATATTGAAGAAGATGCTGCTAAACTACTGCATACTACAGTGGGAACTTTAGTAGATTTTAATAGGTCAGGCGTTCCTCTTACAGAAATAGTTTCAAAACCAGACCTTAGAAGTCCAGAGGAAGCAGTTCAATATCTTGAAAGATTAAAGAGCATTATTTCTTGTGTAGGTGTTTCTGACTGTAAAATGGAAGAAGGATCTTTAAGATGTGATGCTAACGTTTCTGTTATGAAAAAGGGTTCTAACGTTTTTGGTGTAAGAACAGAAATTAAAAATATGAATTCTTTTAAGGCATTAGAAAAAGCTATAAATTTTGAAGTTAATAGACAGATAGCTGCAATAGAAACAGGAGAAAAGCTTTCTCAAGATACAAGAAGATGGGATGATGCAAGTAATGTTACTGTAGTTATGAGAAGTAAAGAATTTGCAAATGACTATAGATATTTTCCAGAGGGAGACCTTGCTACATTAAATATAGATGATAAGTGGATTGAAGAAATAAGAGAAACTATACCTGAACTTCCATATGAAAAAGAACAAAGATTTGTAGAACAATTTAAGATTCCTAAGTATGATGCAGGAGTATTAACTCTTACAATGTCAATGGCAGATTTCTTTGAAAAAACAGCAGAAATCAGTGGTGATGCTAAGTCTGCATCAAATTGGCTAATGGGAGATATTTCAAAGATAATGAAAGAAAATGCTGTTTGGGTTGAAGATTTAAAATTTACCCCAGAACAATTAGCGGAGCTTATAAAGCTTATTAATGCTAGTACAATTTCAAATGCTATTGGTAAAAAAGTTATAGTAGATATGTTTAACACGGGTAAATCACCTAAAACAATAGTAAAGGAAAAAGGGTTAATACAAAATAGTGATGAAGGTGCTATACTAGAGGTCGTTAAGAAAGTATTAGATAGTAATGCTAAATCTATTGAAGATTATAAAAACGGTAAAACTAAAGTACTTGGTTTCCTTGTAGGTATAGTAATGAAAGAGACAAAAGGAAAAGCTAATCCTCAAATTGTAAATAAACTAATGAATGAAGAAATAAAAAAATATTAA